TGCCGCAGTAAAAACGCTGTTCCGCAGGATTGAAAATAAAGGCAACATCCACACCCGCCCTGAGAAGGGCGCAGAGAGGGGAACCGCCGATCCCTCGCTGCCGGACCTGTGCAGTGCGGTGCAACCCAGGGTGCGGACTGATGGCTGGAGGGATGCGAGCCGAAGTGGCGGCGGCGGCTGTGGCGGTGGCGGAAGTGGAGTGGGGAAGAGGGGGTGGTTGTTAGTGTTTGGCGCCGGCGGAGGGAGTCATTCCTGCAGCTGCACTTCCGGTCGGCATTTTGTTCTGAGAGGGAGAGACGGAacgagagagagacacacacagggCTCCTTCCCCCCCGCCCTCCCCCCCCTCCCTCCGTCGGTACCGACTCACCCGACACCACCAAGCCGCAGGGAGGGACGCCCCCGCCGACAGGAGGATTGGTTCTCGGGCTGGCGGCGATGCCCCCCCGGTAGCTCAGGCCCCTAGTCGGGTGTTTGTGAGTGTTTCTAtgtgggagaaggaggaggaggaagaagaagcagCGATTTGTCTTCTCGGCTGGTCTCCCCCCGGCTCTACATGTTCCCCGCACTGAAGAGACGGAAGAAGAGCCGTAGCCACCCCCCCTCCCGGCCCGGATTATAGTCTCTCGCCACAGCGGCCTCGGCCTCCCCTTGGATTCAGACGCCGATTCGCCCAGGTAAATTCCTGCTCTTTATttcggcggcggcggcggcggcgtcgGCGGCGCCAGGTCCTCAGCGTCTCTCCTCTTCGCTCCCCTCCCCGCCGCTTCCTTAGCGGCCCCAGGTCTCTTCCACGGGCGAGTCTAGAGTTCGCTCTTCTCCGGTGGCAGCCGCCCTGGGTGGCGATGGTTTTGTACCCTTTCCCCGCCGGCTCTAGCGGCGGGGACTGGGCTCCTGCGGGGCCGCCGGGGAGGCGTAGGCCCGGCGGAGAGTGCAGGCCGCGGGCCAGCGGAATCTACTTGAGCTCGGGGATTAGGAGAGCTCGGGGCTGAGCGGAGCGACTGCTGGTCGGTGACAGGCCTCGCCCGGGAGAGGAGCCGTAGCTAGTGAGGAGGCGGAAACAATACAACTAATAGCGAATGTGTGCCCTGATCGTCCCCATATTTACAACTTTCCCGGTGCGGGAGTGGGGAATGTCCCAGTGAAACAAACAACCCCCCTTCTTCCCCCTGTGACCCCATGAAGGGAGGAAGTAGTTTCAGTTAGTGAGACAAATGTAAATACTCAGACACGGATCCAGTGATAATTCTTACCCTTTGTAAAACTTGTTTGGATGTTGGAAAGTTAATAAAGActcgttttcttttttaaatgatgaaattgtCCCCATGAATATTATTATAGAAAAGCACAGTGTGGTAGACACTGCATATGCCCCCTGACCACCCCGAGCTAGTTTTATGTTGTTTTGACAGTCTGTGTGTTGCACATGGACTTTTTATTTAAAGACAAGTATAAAATATTTGACAGGTTTACCCTGTCGTTTTgcatttgtatatgttatataaggacaattttaaaagactgtaCATAAAACAGTCAGGTACTTCCTGACCTGAACGTGCATAACaggtattttaaatattctgagaATTGTGTTGGGATAAAGACGAAGccaattttctttaaaaggatAGAAATTAACTTATGCTTAAAATCCATGGGGGGCATAAAAGGGAAAAGATGCCATCCTTTTATGTCAGGGTAAATCTTCTTGAAGTCCCAGGATTGTCATTGGCTGTTCGTACCCATGATGTTTGACTGTGTAATGAGAGAGGTGTCATTTTAATAGGTCAAATGTATCCTTAAATGCTGGGGAAAAATATTCTATCTTTACAAGTTCTGGTTTACCAGTAAGTTGGTTTAGACTCTGTTTATGGAGGCATTGGTAATGTAGGTTGGTATAAGAGGGAAACATTAATCTAAAAGTTCTCATTTCTATAAATtgcatagaaaaataatgtaCCTTGTTTACAGTAttttgatactttgtctcattggCTAAAGGAAAACTTTCAGTGGTTAAAATGAAGCAACAATGATCAACAAAGTCCCTTGTTTTACTAGCGGGTTCTTACATTGGTTCAAAATTTGTGTGTGCCTTTTAAATTACTATTTTCACTGTAGCATAAGCAACTTAACTGAGGTTATTTTTGAGTTTAGGGTCCTGCTTACAATAAGTTTGTTACAAATTTCCTGTAAATATACAGATAAATGTTA
This region of Tamandua tetradactyla isolate mTamTet1 chromosome 9, mTamTet1.pri, whole genome shotgun sequence genomic DNA includes:
- the LOC143645746 gene encoding uncharacterized protein LOC143645746, with translation MHVQLRLLSRARPVTDQQSLRSAPSSPNPRAQVDSAGPRPALSAGPTPPRRPRRSPVPAARAGGERVQNHRHPGAGIYLGESASESKGRPRPLWRETIIRAGRGGGYGSSSVSSVRGTCRAGGRPAEKTNRCFFFLLLLLPHRNTHKHPTRGLSYRGGIAASPRTNPPVGGGVPPCGLVVSEQNADRKCSCRNDSLRRRQTLTTTPSSPLHFRHRHSRRRHFGSHPSSHQSAPWVAPHCTGPAARDRRFPSLRPSQGGCGCCLYFQSCGTAFLLRHEWAGSPGLLFSWRPTGTGLKFGRDRVRGGLSSPYRPAGRGRRQLEAALVARVCH